A window of the Haloarcula rubripromontorii genome harbors these coding sequences:
- the flaJ gene encoding archaellar assembly protein FlaJ, producing the protein MAQGEAESDLDLTISETIQSLVESYRQMTIPLERYLFLILLPAVAFFIISTVVALLLEQPFAVRAPIPLLGFLVMASAIFYPKILLSQRKRELNNRFHLLITHMTVLATTKIDRMEVFRTLAEEDEYGELAMEMHRIVQLVDTWNLSLDDACRRRAKQVPSRAVSDFFDRLAYTLGAGQGLDDYLLTEQEQIIQHYSTVYKSSLDSLEVMKDLYLSMILSMTFALVFAVVLPVLTGTNPTMTVSAVIVMFVFVQTGFYLAIRSMAPYDPVWFHPVDYPSPIESKLNKSMAAGVGLSMLLVFITLGGMLGISPITLNDLFFMFDEVPLPLYAAAPITPMLIPGIVFRQEEQRIKDRDSEFPNFIRALGATEGAKQSTTGAVLRTLRKKDFGALSPNIDNLYKRLNMRIEPTSAWRFFTADCRSYLIQTFSEMYLIGREMGGSPKQLGELISENMNQVLQLRQKRKQATTTLVGLLYGMTAASTFAFFIGLQVVNILAGMSLDLSTGSRLDAASLINTSVYNIPLIEFLLIIIIMFGAMLSSLMIRTVDGGHNANTYMHFVILTWIGAITGTFTKWLVSQFLAI; encoded by the coding sequence ATGGCACAGGGTGAAGCCGAGAGCGACCTCGATCTGACGATATCCGAGACGATCCAGTCGCTCGTTGAGTCCTACCGCCAGATGACGATTCCGCTGGAGCGGTATCTCTTTCTCATCCTCCTACCAGCCGTCGCCTTCTTCATTATCTCGACGGTCGTTGCCCTACTGCTGGAGCAGCCCTTCGCAGTCCGAGCACCGATCCCCCTGCTCGGCTTCCTCGTGATGGCGTCAGCGATTTTCTACCCGAAAATCCTCCTGAGCCAGCGTAAACGCGAACTCAACAACCGGTTTCACCTGCTCATCACGCACATGACTGTGCTGGCGACGACGAAGATTGACCGGATGGAGGTGTTCCGAACGCTGGCCGAGGAGGACGAGTACGGGGAACTCGCCATGGAGATGCACCGCATCGTCCAGCTGGTCGACACCTGGAACCTGAGCCTCGACGACGCCTGCCGTCGCCGCGCCAAACAGGTCCCGAGCCGCGCCGTGTCGGACTTCTTCGACCGCCTCGCGTACACCCTCGGGGCCGGACAGGGACTCGACGACTACCTCCTGACCGAACAGGAGCAGATCATCCAGCACTACTCGACGGTGTACAAGAGCTCCCTCGACAGCCTGGAAGTGATGAAGGACCTCTACCTGTCGATGATCCTGTCGATGACGTTCGCGCTGGTGTTCGCCGTCGTTCTCCCGGTGCTGACTGGGACGAATCCGACGATGACCGTCAGCGCCGTCATCGTGATGTTCGTGTTCGTCCAGACCGGGTTCTACCTCGCCATCCGCTCGATGGCTCCCTACGACCCGGTGTGGTTCCACCCGGTCGATTACCCGTCGCCGATTGAGTCAAAGCTCAACAAGTCGATGGCGGCCGGCGTGGGGCTGTCGATGCTGCTCGTGTTCATCACGCTGGGCGGGATGCTCGGCATCTCGCCGATCACGCTGAACGACCTCTTCTTTATGTTCGATGAAGTGCCGCTGCCGCTGTATGCCGCCGCGCCGATCACGCCGATGCTCATCCCCGGTATCGTCTTCCGGCAGGAAGAACAGCGCATCAAGGACCGGGACTCGGAGTTCCCGAACTTCATCCGCGCGCTCGGTGCAACCGAGGGCGCGAAGCAGTCTACCACTGGGGCGGTGCTTCGCACGCTCCGAAAGAAAGACTTCGGCGCGCTCTCACCGAACATCGATAACCTCTACAAGCGGCTGAATATGCGGATCGAGCCGACATCTGCCTGGCGCTTTTTCACCGCCGACTGTCGGTCCTATCTCATCCAGACCTTCTCCGAGATGTATCTTATCGGCCGCGAGATGGGTGGGTCGCCAAAGCAACTGGGCGAGCTCATCTCCGAGAACATGAATCAGGTGCTGCAGCTCCGCCAGAAGCGCAAGCAAGCGACGACGACGCTCGTCGGCCTCCTGTACGGGATGACCGCCGCGTCGACGTTCGCGTTCTTTATCGGCCTGCAGGTCGTCAACATCCTCGCGGGCATGTCGCTCGACCTGAGTACCGGGAGCCGTCTTGACGCCGCCTCGCTCATCAACACCAGCGTCTACAACATCCCGCTCATCGAGTTCCTGCTCATCATTATCATCATGTTCGGCGCGATGCTGTCGTCGCTGATGATCCGAACTGTCGACGGCGGCCACAACGCCAACACCTACATGCACTTCGTCATTCTCACATGGATCGGCGCTATTACCGGGACGTTCACGAAGTGGCTGGTGTCGCAGTTTCTCGCCATCTAG